The archaeon BMS3Bbin15 genome includes the window CTCCCAGAAGAAGGATTATGACATAACTTGCAAACCCACTCTGATGAAGGGCCTCCCAGAACCCGCCACTTGTCTTTCCCATCACTTTAACCCAGGCATCCAGATTCCTTGCAATAATTGCAAATATAATAGTTGCCACCAGGCCCGGAATCCATCCCTTAAACTCTCTTGCATTAGGCCATAATCTTTTATACTGCGCCATAATTTCACCTCACAACCAATACACTACATTTAGCGTTTTCTATAATCTCCCTGGAAACGCTCCCCATAATGAAGCGTTTAAACTCACCCATGTGCTTCCCCCTGGAACCTACAACAATAAGCTCCGCATCAATTTTGCCTGCATAGTCCAGAATCTGTCTCTCAGGATGTCCCCATCTGAACTCTGTTGTGGCTTCAACACCGATTTCAGCCAGTTTCGCTTTAGCCTTTTCAAGGATATCAACTGCATCCTTCTCAATTGCATTATTTATCACCTCAACAGCCCCTTCAACAGGCAGACCAGTAATCTTTTCCTCACATGTTATAACACTGACACCCACATTATGTAGCCTTGCCAGTTCACCTGCTTTTTCAACAGCTTTATCGCCTTCTTCAGAGCCGTCGGTTGCAACCAATATTTTCAAGAATTCACCTCCTTTTTGCCCTCTAAGGGTTATATCTATATTTTGGGTTGTGCTATTTAAAGCATTTACGAAGTTGTGGGGAAGTTGGGTATGTTTTTACATAACCGATATCGCAGATGTTTAATTTTTTTTAAATAGGTTTTATATCCTGAAACAAATCTTTAAATACACTGAAAATCAAGGATATTTACAATGAAGGAAAAAGCTCTCAGAGCAGAAATTCTTGCCCAGGCTCTGCCATATATAGAGAAGTTCTATAATAGCTATGTTGTTATAAAGTATGGCGGTCATGCCATGCTTGATAGTAAAGCCATGGAATGGACAATAAAGGACACCATACTTCTGAAATATGTCGGTATGAAGCCTATAATTGTACATGGCGGCGGGCCAGAAATTACAACAGCTATGAAAAAGATGGGAGTTAAACCAAAATTTATATCAGGACTTCGAGTTACAGACAAAGATACTCTCGATGTAGTCAAAATGGTACTTGTTGGGAAGATAAATACAGAACTTGTCTCAAAATTCAATGCATATAGCTGTCCATCGGTGGGGCTTTCGGGAAAGGATGGAAGGCTTATAATTGCAAAACAGAGCAGTCCAAAGAAGATAATCAGGGACGGAGAGGAACTTGAAGTTGACCTTGGCTATGTGGGAGAAATCAAAAATATAAATTCTGAAATTCTTGAAATCCTTACCTCCAATGGCTATATTCCTGTTATCTCACCTGTGGGATTGACTGAAGAGGGAGAAAGCCTGAATCTCAACGCTGACACTGTGGCAGGGGACATAGCCTCGGCAGTAAAAGCCAGGAGGCTTATAGTCCTCACCGATGTGCCAGGGGTACTCATGGACGTCAATGACACGGGAAGTCTGATAAAAAAGCTGAAGACAACAAAAATAAAAACCCTTATAAAGAGAAAGATAATACAGGGTTCAATGCTTCCGAAAATTGAAGCCTGCAAAAGAGCTCTACTGAACGATGTTGAAGCTGCTCATATTATAGACGGCAGGGTTAATCACAGCATACTTCTTGAGCTTTTCACAGATGAAGGCATAGGTACCATGCTGGAACTTTGATAAATTATTCTGTTCCGCTATATTTATACCATAAGATTTAATAAGATTGATTCCTTAAAGGATTTAGAGTTGTGACATTATGTACAGAATAGCTGTTATTCCCGGAGATGGTGTTGGCAGGGAAGTTGTCAGAGAAGGTCTCAAGGTTCTTGAAGCTGTTGGAGAGGTTGAGAATATAGAGTTTGACTTTGTCGAATATCCTTTCGGTGGACAGCATTACATAAGGACGGGAGAGTTGGTGCCTGGTGATGCTCTGGAAGAGATTAAGAGAATGAAGGCAATTTTCTTTGGCTCGGTTGGCGACCCCAGAGTTAAGCCAGGTGTCCTGGAACAGGGTATTCTGCTGAAGATTCGCTTCTATTATGACCAGTATATTAACCTCAGACCGGTTAAGCTCTACCCGAGCATTGAGTGTCCTCTCAGAGGCGAGAGGGATATAGACTTCTATGTGGTGAGGGAGAACACAGAGGATTTTTATGTGGGCATAGGAGACAGATTTAAGGGCAGAAAAAGTAAAGCAGAGCTTGATGTGCTAAGAGAACTTTACAACCTCAAGTTTAACATTGATGTTGAGAACGACGGGAGTGAGGAGATTGCATACCAAATCGGTGTTATTTCAAAAGAAGGAGCAAAAAGGGTGATTGAGTATGCTTTTGAGCTCGCTATTGCCAGGGATAAAAAGAAAGTCACAAGTGTGGATAAAGCTAATGTTCTCACCCATATTTATTCTCTCTGGAGGGATGTTTTTGAAGATGTAGCTGGGGGTTACCCTGAGGTAGAGACCGAATATACTTTTGTGGATGCCATAACCATGTTCTTCCTGAGCAGGCCAGAGCAATATAAAGTTGTTGTCACCCCAAATATGTTCGGAGATATTATCACAGATTTAGGGGCACAAATTCAGGGCGGGATAGGACTGGCCTCGAGCGGAAATATTAATCCGACAGGTGTGAGTATGTTTGAACCTGTGCATGGCTCTGCACCG containing:
- a CDS encoding putative universal stress protein; its protein translation is MKILVATDGSEEGDKAVEKAGELARLHNVGVSVITCEEKITGLPVEGAVEVINNAIEKDAVDILEKAKAKLAEIGVEATTEFRWGHPERQILDYAGKIDAELIVVGSRGKHMGEFKRFIMGSVSREIIENAKCSVLVVR
- the argB_2 gene encoding acetylglutamate kinase translates to MKEKALRAEILAQALPYIEKFYNSYVVIKYGGHAMLDSKAMEWTIKDTILLKYVGMKPIIVHGGGPEITTAMKKMGVKPKFISGLRVTDKDTLDVVKMVLVGKINTELVSKFNAYSCPSVGLSGKDGRLIIAKQSSPKKIIRDGEELEVDLGYVGEIKNINSEILEILTSNGYIPVISPVGLTEEGESLNLNADTVAGDIASAVKARRLIVLTDVPGVLMDVNDTGSLIKKLKTTKIKTLIKRKIIQGSMLPKIEACKRALLNDVEAAHIIDGRVNHSILLELFTDEGIGTMLEL
- the dmlA gene encoding D-malate dehydrogenase [decarboxylating], with amino-acid sequence MYRIAVIPGDGVGREVVREGLKVLEAVGEVENIEFDFVEYPFGGQHYIRTGELVPGDALEEIKRMKAIFFGSVGDPRVKPGVLEQGILLKIRFYYDQYINLRPVKLYPSIECPLRGERDIDFYVVRENTEDFYVGIGDRFKGRKSKAELDVLRELYNLKFNIDVENDGSEEIAYQIGVISKEGAKRVIEYAFELAIARDKKKVTSVDKANVLTHIYSLWRDVFEDVAGGYPEVETEYTFVDAITMFFLSRPEQYKVVVTPNMFGDIITDLGAQIQGGIGLASSGNINPTGVSMFEPVHGSAPDIAGKGIVNPIAQIMAGALMLQSLGEDRAGTLIEKSVEEVLRERKFRTPDLGGNSSTEEMGNVIAEKVKELGR